Proteins encoded in a region of the Xylocopa sonorina isolate GNS202 chromosome 1, iyXylSono1_principal, whole genome shotgun sequence genome:
- the LOC143425495 gene encoding GPI ethanolamine phosphate transferase 1-like, protein MNEAAPSLVTTYTFKSGKEYIVKIKVVAFKGCKRNLELVITDKHTAENWQSSYDAAYIENLTQKTGNYKHFDVFVAMLQSGLLKTSESITLDLLTFEDLELLRARKFERNSYSSLGNGTTNRRYLILTYTVEFDRIHYPLPLEYCGLPNPIILQATIRKLQAEVEKLQSTGVNKELQKRIEQLTVANQRLIHENHMLKNKGGGLKHLLGSIKLLENNITKERASFRTQIQKLKAENTALSLKVQQLTSFASRKPGGGSPVFKRNRTPSTRRRNKSRSSSTSSRNKTSSLSSGSSLESLRTQQLHSLNTRVYNNRTKNSKLDFENLEARIHTLQKMLKEGFFHLQSILLYFLYNMPELNSINIEEYNFIKVINMYNGKFNIIGNNYLFVTWGLIVHVIFLWGVLDVNFHSPIIQELPNVPILKDAPAKRLVLFVADGLRFRTFIEAPPKYLKYVMTNKGAWGVSHTRMPTESRPGIVAICAGLYEDPSAIFKGWKENPVDFDSIFNQSQFSWAWGSPDIIPIFTKDAKGNVYGDSYPPEWQNFDIMHGQIWRLDSWVFDKYIDWLREEAHKVKNTERVILFLHLLGCDTTGHTAKPYSRQYIDNMNYVDRKIEEVVQMTENFFGDNGTAYIFTADHGMTDWGSHGSGSTDETETPLIVWGKGISAFNFRQNVEQVDITPLISSLIGAPIPINNEGVLPWQYLNATNFKYINHALLNNLKQLTHQVKANHKMNCEDTGNMDWREMELNNKISIFDKYLETKDLNNDKLNEIVDTIKLAKNSLIYFRQYQRTRFLSYLSVMWIGWIVLLFFKIRATKRPLANSFILLITDSVFIILVATIFIMHKVSGCSNWRLPWYAILAVISSWLAVRSTIMYSMKLKIHSNKYYLTIIGGTIFLLVTMFIGLTYRWALSIGILCTIFTQKIVLKNSLNVFCWTALSLAVFPLLPVVEPYPRVYIVLLSVCTVIVVVTLRMQSKCRKAIEIFRLVITGLIYLEFIDGRNWVSWIILLMTPLYIFTYSVQLRKRMQGIVLSFFCPLVLLSASYEPFFFIILALHLSCWQQFNVFSVQNDQSTVKPLTMEELLKAAIFMLYTLLCFFGTGNMATISSFDPSWTRHFVTVFSPFTMFLLILLKISIPLILIGCTSHTLGSSNIFLGVLLLGDCLSLPLMYCVTPQGSWLDIGSAISRFTIAISLPCLIVLLHYLSYPLVTFFPNKLKLYINLKKKYIV, encoded by the exons ATGAACGAAGCTGCTCCGTCTCTAGTGACAACTTACACGTTTAAAAGTGGCAAGGAGTATATCGTAAAGATCAAGGTTGTCGCTTTCAAGGGATGTAAACGTAATTTGGAGCTTGTTATCACCGATAAACATACCGCTGAGAATTGGCAATCCTCTTACGATGCTGCAT ATATCGAAAATTTGACGCAGAAAACTGGGAATTACAAACATTTCGATGTATTTGTGGCTATGCTGCAGTCTGGATTGTTAAAA ACTAGTGAATCTATTACTTTGGACCTGCTCACGTTTGAAGATCTAGAGTTATTAAGGGCGCGTAAATTTGAACGTAATTCGTACTCGAGTTTGGGTAACGGAACGACTAATCGTCGATATCTTATATTAACATATACGGTAGAATTCGATAG AATCCATTATCCATTGCCTTTGGAATATTGCGGTTTACCCAATCCAATAATATTACAAGCTACTATTAGAAAATTACAGGCAGAAGTTGAAAAATTACAATCCACAGGAGTAAATAAAGAACTGCAAAAACGTATCGAGCAACTTACAGTTGCAAATCAAAGATTAATACATGAAAATCACATGCTTAAAAACAAAG GCGGAGGTTTAAAGCACTTACTGGGATCAATTAAGTTATTAGAGAATAATATTACCAAAGAACGCGCATCATTTCGCACACAAATTCAAAAGCTTAAAGCTGAGAACACAGCTTTGTCATTAAAAGTACAACAGCTCACTTCGTTTGCTAGTAGGAAACCTGGAGGCGGTAGTCCAGTGTTCAAACGTAATCGTACACCTTCTACACGTAGGCGAAACAAAAGTCGATCTTCTTCGACTTCCAGCCGTAATAAAACTTCTAGCTTGTCATCAG GCAGTTCGTTGGAATCTCTTAGAACACAACAATTACATTCTCTAAATACGAGAGTATATAACAATAGAACAAAGAATTCAA AACTTGATTTTGAAAATTTGGAGGCAAGAATTCACACATTACAGAAAATGTTGAAAGAAGGA TTTTTTCatttgcaatcaatattattaTACTTTTTATATAATATGCCTGAATTGAATTCAA TAAATATTgaagaatataattttattaaagtAATAAATATGTATAATGGAAAGTTTAATATAATTGGTAACAATTATTTGTTCGTAACATGGGGTCTGATAGTACATGTAATATTCTTGTGGGGTGTACTTGATGTTAACTTTCATTCACCTATTATCCAAGAATTGCCCAATGTACCAATTTTAAAGGATGCACCTGCAAAGAGATTAGTCCTGTTTGTAGCAGATGGTTTAAGATTTAGAACGTTTATCGAAGCACCACCAAAATATCTTAA ATATGTGATGACAAATAAAGGTGCATGGGGTGTATCTCACACAAGAATGCCAACAGAATCCAGaccaggtatcgttgcaatttgtGCAGGATTATATGAAGATCCCAGTGCTATATTTAAGGGATGGAAAGAAAATCCTGTTGATTTTGACTCTATTTTTAATCAAAGTCAGTTTTCTTGGGCCTGGGGAAGCCCTGATATTATACCTATATTCACAAAAG ATGCAAAAGGTAACGTTTACGGTGACAGCTATCCACCTGAATGGCAAAATTTTGATATAATGCACGGTCAAATTTGGCGTTTGGATTCTTGGGTGTTTGACAAATATATAGATTGGCTCAGAGAAGAAGCTCATAAGGTCAAAAATACTGAACGTGTTATTTTATTTCTTCATCTCCTTGGATGTGATACCACAGGACACACAGCAAAACCTTATTCCAG ACAATATATTGATAACATGAATTATGTTGATCGAAAAATAGAAGAAGTTGTGCAAATGACAGAAAATTTTTTTGGAGATAATGGTACCGCATACATTTTCACAGCTGATCATGGAATGACCGATTGGGGATCTCATGGAAGTGGTTCTACAGATGAAACAGAAACGCCATTGATTGTTTGGGGCAAGGGAATTAGCGCATTTAACTTTCGTCAAAATGTAGAGCAAGTTGATATTACACCGCTAATTTCGTCATTAATTGGTGCACCAATTCCTATCAATAATGAA GGTGTTTTACCGTGGCAGTATTTAAATGCAACAAATTTTAAATACATAAACCATGcattattaaataatttaaaacaGTTAACGCATCAAGTGAAAGCAAACCATAAAATGAATTGTGAAGATACTGGAAATATGGATTGGAGAGAGATGGAATTGAATAATAAAATCTCTATTTTCGATAAATATCTTGAAACCAAAGATTTAAataatgacaaattaaatgaaaTAGTTGATACTATTAAACTAGCAAAAAACTCGTTAATATATTTTCGACAGTACCAAAGAACAAGATTTCTATCATATCTATCTGTAATGTGGATAGGTTGGATAGTACTATTATTTTTCAAAATAAGAGCAACTAAGCGGCCTCTAGCCAATTCTTTCATTTTATTAATAACAGATAGCGTATTTATAATTTTAGTAGCTACGATATTTATTATGCATAAAG TTTCAGGTTGTAGTAATTGGAGATTACCTTGGTATGCAATCTTAGCTGTGATATCCTCTTGGCTAGCTGTTCGAAGCACAATTATGTACTCtatgaaattaaaaatacatAGTAATAAATACTATTTGACAATTATAGGAGGAACAATTTTTTTACTGGTAACAATGTTCATTGGACTAACATATAGATGGGCTCTAAGTATTGGAATATTGTGCACTATTTTTACTCAAAAAATAGTACTGAAAAATTCTCTGAATGTGTTTTGTTGGACAGCATTATCTCTAGCTGTTTTCCCGTTACTACCTGTTGTAGAACCATATCCTCGGGTTTATATTGT acTTCTTAGCGTATGCACTGTAATTGTAGTGGTGACATTAAGAATGCAATCAAAATGCAGAAAAGCAATCGAAATTTTTCGACTTGTAATCACAGGACTAATCTATTTAGAATTTATAGATGGTCGAAATTGGGTATCGTGGATAATTTTATTGATGACGCCATTATATATTTTTACATATTCTGTGCAACTGAGGAAAAGAATGCAAGGAATCGTTCTGAGCTTTTTTTGTCCACTGGTTCTATTATCAGCATCTTACGAACCTTTCTTTTTCATAATTCTTGCGTTACACTTGTCTTGTTGGCAACAATTTAATGTATTCTCTGTTCAGAACGATCAGAGCACCGTAAAACCCCTGACAATGGAAGAATTGCTTAAAGCAGCGATCTTT ATGTTATATACATTGCTATGTTTTTTTGGAACTGGAAACATGGCAACCATTAGCTCGTTCGATCCATCTTGGACCCGTCACTTTGTAACGGTCTTCTCACCATTTACAATGTTTCtgctaatacttctaaaaattaGCATACCTTTAATTCTAATTGGATGTACTAGTCATACGCTTGGATCATCAAATATTTTCTTGGGAGTGCTTCTACTGGGAGACTGTTTATCATTACCACTTATGTATTGCGTTACACCTCAAGGAAGTTGGCTAGATATTGGCAGTGCTATAAGCAGATTCACAATTGCAATTTCTCTTCCATGCCTTATAGTATTATTACATTACCTTTCATACCCTCTCGTAACATTTTTTCCAAATAAACTTAAACTTTATAtcaatttaaagaaaaaatatattgtataa
- the LOC143423725 gene encoding optic atrophy 3 protein homolog yields MVVGVFPALKLGVLFVKQISKPLAKFLVNQAKNHPVFRTYFIIPPAQFYHWAEVKAKMYVMNLGKPTKVAKLNETMAIELGANLMGEVIIFSVAGGCLILEYNRQAAKEAKKEEARLQQIQQFTNEIENLNLVTSRQENEIKYLHEAVQELAKHTKHKLSAKPVVKEISEQVQPGVDKNQNTNVNSENENSSIIERAIVYYKNSVKTDKIS; encoded by the exons ATGGTAGTAGGTGTTTTTCCAGCTCTCAAATTGGGAGTTCTGTTTGTTAAACAAATCAGTAAACCTTTAGCAAAGTTTCTTGTTAATCAAGCGAAAAACCACCCGGTTTTTAGGACATACTTTATCATACCACCGGCACAAT TTTATCATTGGGCAGAAGTAAAAGCTAAGATGTACGTAATGAATCTTGGTAAGCCCACAAAAGTTGCAAAGTTAAACGAAACTATGGCCATAGAATTAGGAGCCAATCTGATGGGCGAGGTTATCATTTTTAGCGTTGCTGGTGGTTGTTTAATATTGGAATACAATCGTCAGGCAGCAAAAGAAGCAAAGAAGGAGGAAGCCAGACTTCAGCAGATACAACAATTTACAAACGAAATTGAAAATTTAAATCTAGTCACGTCTCGTCAAGAGaatgaaattaaatatttaCACGAAGCTGTACAGGAATTAGCAAAACATACGAAGCATAAGTTAAGTGCAAAGCCGGTAGTAAAGGAAATAAGTGAACAGGTGCAACCTGGTGTTGACAAAAATCAAAACACAAATGTAAATTCAGAGAATGAAAATTCATCGATAATTGAACGTGCTATAGTTTATTATAAAAATAGCGTAAAAACGGACAAAATCAGTTAG
- the Yata gene encoding N-terminal kinase-like protein yata, translating to MWSFFSRDPAKDFPYEIGEPISGLDDKSIWTLHRAKKKGSTGGEDVSVFVFECKNGNEHLLDIARSAVKRLKTLRHPSILAYLDSLETDKVIYLATERVEPLYSRLAKKSDNDEDSKKELYFSWGIFQITRALNFLNNDGNLRHNNVNLWSVFVNEESGEWKLGGVEYMTAVDFVYSTLPATYQVYYPPDIKENVKPATKCSVDMWGLGCLIWETYNGPLSSSSQLKVTDKIPKQLQVIYRELTSGNADGRPNPADIIARCRSNGGFFKNELVDALLFLEEIQMKERGEKGRFFSQLASQLESFPEGVGRYKILPQLLAAFEFGDAGSAVLPPLLQLGCQLPDAEYQRRVVPCVVKLFASNDRGTRLRLLQQLDRFVNHLQPATVNEAIFPQVAKGFLDTNAAIREQTIKSVVHLAPKLDYNNLNVETLRYFAKLQSKDEHGGIRTNTTVCLGKIAQHLHPQIRQKVLIGAFIRGTRDPFPPARAASILALAATQQYFLLQEVANRILPALCPLTTDVDKGVRDNAFRTIRGFLSKLERVSEDPGLRESMEADVNTATPSLSNAAATWAGWAVTAVTAKFYRSQSDTPKSSNPHNASRILLNKPASLEQASSSQSSASTTATTSSATSITSLDHDHEHDLQNATNANSDCDWDWDADNWGDMEQQPSTASGHGTNNVSPSPHSPKPNDQWTSLEEEPEEEAAQTAEDKNESSEIGWEDSEFQPLEDFQPLEQSGNVESTSTVSGNNKLEEARRKREERKLARQRQMEAKRAVKLRNNVAAKKL from the exons ATGTGGTCCTTTTTCTCGAGAGACCCAGCCAAAGATTTCCCGTACGAGATCGGCGAGCCGATTTCTGGCTTGGACGACAAAAGCATCTGGACGTTGCACAGGGCTAAGAAAAAG GGTTCAACAGGAGGTGAAGATGTATCGGTGTTCGTCTTTGAATGTAAGAATGGCAATGAACATCTTCTGGACATAGCTCGTTCGGCTGTGAAAAGATTGAAAACGCTAAGACATCCAAGCATACTCGCGTATCTTGATAGTCTAGAG ACCGATAAAGTGATTTACTTGGCGACAGAACGCGTGGAACCTTTGTACAGTCGATTGGCAAAGAAGTCTGATAATGACGAAGATTCTAAAAAAGAATTGTACTTTTCTTGGGGAATATTCCAAATTACC AGAgcattgaattttttaaataatgatGGTAATTTACGACATAACAATGTTAATTTATGGAGTGTGTTTGTTAATGAAGAAAGTGGAGAATGGAAACTTGGTGGAGTTGAATACATGACAGCTGTGGACTTTGTTTATAGTACATTACCGGCAACGTATCAAGTATATTATCCACCTGATATTAAGGAAAATGTAAAGCCAGCAACCAAATG CTCAGTTGACATGTGGGGACTTGGATGCCTAATCTGGGAAACTTATAACGGACCATTAAGCTCAAGTTCGCAACTTAAAGTTACTGATAAA ATTCCGAAGCAACTGCAAGTGATATATCGAGAATTGACTAGCGGCAATGCAGACGGAAGACCAAATCCTGCCGATATCATAGCGCGATGTCGTAGTAATGGAGGATTTTTTAAAAATGAACTTGTAGATGCACTTTTATTCCTAGAGGAAATCCAAATGAAAGAAAGAGGGGAGAAAGGTCGATTTTTCTCTCAACTTGCAAGTCAGTTAGAATCATTTCCTGAGGGCGTCGGTAGATATAAGATTTTGCCACAATTATTGGCTGCCTTTGAGTTTGGCGACGCTGGAAGTGCAGTATTACCCCCCTTGTTACAACTTGGCTGCCAACTGCCCGATGCTGAATATCAACGAAGAGTTGTACCGTGCGTTGTGAAATTGTTTGCATCAAACGATAGAGGGACAAGATTACGTTTGTTGCAACAACTAGATCGATTTGTCAATCATTTGCAACCAGCAACAGTTAATGAAGCTATCTTCCCACAG GTAGCCAAAGGTTTTCTGGACACAAACGCTGCGATCAGGGAACAAACAATAAAATCCGTTGTACATTTAGCACCAAAATTAGATTACAATAATCTTAATGTGGAAACATTAAGGTATTTTGCTAAACTTCAGTCAAAAGATGAACATGGTGGCATACGTACTAATACTACAGTTTGTTTAGGAAAAATTGCTCAGCATCTTCATCCTCAGATTAGACAAAAG GTATTAATTGGAGCATTTATTCGAGGTACACGTGATCCGTTTCCACCGGCTAGAGCAGCAAGTATTCTAGCATTAGCTGCGACGCAGCAATACTTTTTGCTGCAGGAAGTTGCGAATCGTATTTTACCAGCTTTATGCCCTCTGACTACGGACGTGGATAAAGGAGTAAGGGATAACGCGTTTCGAACTATTCGTGGATTTTTATCAAAACTTGAGCGAGTATCGGAAGATCCTGGATTACGTGAATCTATGG AGGCAGATGTAAATACAGCTACGCCTAGTCTTAGTAACGCAGCAGCAACGTGGGCTGGGTGGGCAGTAACAGCCGTTACTGCTAAATTTTATCGTAGCCAGTCAGATACACCAAAATCATCAAATCCTCATAATGCATCTAGAATTTTACTAAACAAACCCGCCTCTTTAG AGCAAGCCAGCAGTTCACAAAGTAGTGCCAGTACAACTGCCACGACAAGTAGCGCTACAAGTATAACGTCATTGGACCACGATCATGAACATGATCTGCAGAACGCTACTAATGCGAATTCAGATTGCGACTGGGACTGGGATGCTGATAATTGGGGCGATATGGAACAACAACCTTCTACTGCTTCAGGACATGGAACAAATAATGTTTCGCCATCTCCTCATTCTCCTAAACCTAATGATCAATGGACAAGTCTTGAAGAGGAACCG GAAGAAGAAGCAGCACAGACTGCAGAGGATAAGAACGAATCTTCTGAGATAGGTTGGGAAGATTCAGAATTTCAACCACTGGAAGATTTTCAACCATTGGAACAATCAG GAAATGTCGAAAGTACCAGTACAGTTAGCGGAAATAATAAATTAGAAGAAGCCAGAAGAAAACGTGAGGAACGCAAATTAGCAAGGCAAAGACAAATGGAAGCGAAGAGAGCGGTAAAATTACGAAATAATGTTGCTGCTAAGAAACTTTAA
- the Gnpnat gene encoding glucosamine 6-phosphate N-acetyltransferase, which produces MNSTKEKCVGDTETELFNPSVLERLSVSPIEGLLIRPLQSGDYDRGFLQLLTQLSEVGNISREQFLNRFHMMRSTGSYYIVVIEDINTGKIIATSTLVVEQKFIHNCALRGRLEDVVVNNEYRGKHLGKLIVKIILQLSRYLRCYKLSLDCKDRLIPFYESLGFKREPTNANFLNIRFPIETTAEQSHL; this is translated from the exons ATGAATTCTACGAAG GAGAAATGTGTTGGAGACACAGAAACCGAATTATTTAATCCAAGTGTGTTGGAACGATTGTCCGTGTCACCTATTGAGGGTTTATTAATTAGACCTTTACAATCCGGCGATTACGACAGAG GTTTCCTTCAGCTCTTGACTCAACTGAGCGAAGTTGGGAATATCAGTAGGGAACAATTTTTAA ACAGATTTCATATGATGAGAAGTACTGGTAGCTATTATATCGTTGTGATAGAAGATATAAACACTGGGAAAATAATAGCTACTTCAACGTTAGTCGTAGAGCAAAAGTTCATTCACAATTGTGCACTG AGAGGACGTTTAGAAGATGTGGTAGTTAATAACGAATATCGTGGTAAACACCTAGGAAagttaatagttaaaattatatTGCAATTATCACGTTACCTACGATGTTATAAGTTGTCACTGGACTGTAAAGATCGTCTTATACCATTCTACGAGAGTTTAGGATTTAAACGTGAGCCTACCAATGCCAATTTTCTCAATATACGATTTCCCATCGAAACCACTGCAGAGCAATCTCATTTATGA